Proteins encoded within one genomic window of Cyprinus carpio isolate SPL01 unplaced genomic scaffold, ASM1834038v1 S000006617, whole genome shotgun sequence:
- the LOC109109118 gene encoding LOW QUALITY PROTEIN: HLA class II histocompatibility antigen, DP alpha 1 chain-like (The sequence of the model RefSeq protein was modified relative to this genomic sequence to represent the inferred CDS: substituted 1 base at 1 genomic stop codon): MELYTTVLALTVVLSTDAILVHEDFEIILCSDTEGQVMMESDEEELWHADYNQKRGVETLPDFGDPITYHSHYEFGVGGNTDLQIXFSLVWTKCFKSPPTRKWFCVFLDAPQTSIYLKDDVELGVQNTLICHVTGFYPPSLSISWTVNNANVTEGISLSQYRPRADGTFNIFSTLKFTPAEGDIYSCTVNHRALQGQPQTKTWDVDVALPSVGPAVFCGVGLTLGLLGVAAGTFFLVKGNNCN; this comes from the exons TGGTTCATGAAGATTTCGAAATTATATTATGCTCTGATACGGAAGGACAGGTCATGATGGAATCTGATGAAGAGGAGCTGTGGCATGCCGACTATAATCAGAAGAGAGGAGTAGAAACATTACCTGATTTTGGAGATCCTATCACATATCATAGTCATTATGAATTTGGTGTTGGGGGAAATACAGACTTGCAGATATAATTTAGCCTTGTGTGGACTAAATGCTTCAAGAGTCCACCCACCAGAAAATGG ttttgtgtgTTTCTAGATGCACCCCAGACATCCATCTATCTAAAGGATGATGTAGAGCTGGGTGTTCAGAACACTCTCATCTGTCACGTGACTGGCTTCTATCCTCCATCTCTCAGCATCTCATGGACTGTGAATAATGCTAATGTGACAGAGGGCATAAGTTTAAGCCAATACCGTCCAAGGGCAGATGGTACCTTCAACATCTTCTCCACTCTTAAGTTTACACCTGCTGAAGGAGACATTTACAGCTGTACTGTGAACCACAGAGCCCTCCAGGGTCAACCTCAGACCAAAACATGGG ATGTTGATGTTGCTCTCCCAAGTGTTGGTCCAGCAGTGTTTTGTGGAGTGGGTCTGACTCTGGGGCTGCTGGGAGTTGCTGCTGGCACTTTCTTCCTTGTTAAAGGAAACAACTGCAACTGA